DNA from Prevotella melaninogenica:
TGTTACTCGTCACACATGGTGTTGAGCATTAAACTCCTTACGACATACTATAGAAAGAGGGTGTATCAATCACTTGACACACCCTCTGACATTATTTGTAATCTATTTGATTATACTTTGTTCAGCATAAACTTACTTGATAGCTTCACCATTTGCCTCAACTGGCCAGTAGATATTCTGGTACAAGTTAGAGTTCTCTGCAGTACCATCAGGTGAACAGAGCTGCATCTCCTGATAAGAGAATGGATACAGATAGTGAGCCTGATAGAAAGTATAACCATTATAGAGAATATTGTTGTTCTTCTGAATCTGATAAGGATGGATATACTTTGAAATGTCCTTGGATGACATCGTAGCCTTATCACCACCATCAGAGATAATCAGACTATTTCCCTTTCCATCTACAAATGCAGAATTCTGATAGGTCTGATCCCAGAAGTTGATACCCTCAACCTGATAGTTCTTCACCTGATCCAAAGATGCCCAACGAATCAAGTCATCATTACGAAGACCTTCACCAGCAAACTCGCTACGACGTTCACGACGGATAGAATAGAGTGTTGCATCAACTGGCTTACCTGCAGAGAATGCTGCCCAATCGTAAGAAGGACGCTTAACATCAGCCTCCTTGGTCATATCAGTTGCAGCGATAGTAGTTGAGATTGGAGCAGTGATACCTGCACGTGCACGCAAAGCAGTCCAATAACCAGTAGCAGTTGCATCCAAAGAACCTGTACGGAGGTAAGAAGCCTCAATGTAGTTGAGCATAGCTTCTTCAACACGAATAATAATCTGACCATCAACATCTGAGAAGGTCTGACCCAATTGCATTGCTGGATCATAGTTGTAGAACTTACGCTGACGATAGCCAGTTACATCTCTACTTGCCTGGTCTGTTGCAAAGAGACCAGCAACATTGAACTTGATGTTGTCAATAGGTGCAGTACCGGCAGGACGCTTCTCGTTCACAAGGTCAATGCTCTTTTGGTCAATACCGAGTATATCAGACTCACCAAAGAGGAAGAGCTGCAGACGCTCGTCACGATCTTTCTTAACCATATCAATGGTGGTGTCACCATTATAACCAGAGCCAGAAGCGTAGATAGGCAAACCATTCTTCATAAGGAATGACTCAACGAGACCACGTGTCCAACCTGTTGCTGCACCACCACGAAGTTTATTTGAGGTAAGATGAGCCACGTTAATATCTGAATTGAACTGACGCCACAACAACACCTCCGGATACTTAGACAGGTCTGGGCTGGCAAACATATCGTAGTATGCATTCCATCCATTGTACAGTCCAACGATACTTGGATTCATTACATGACTGTTCTTAGTTTTCAATGGAACTGCATCGCAAACCTTCTTGGCAGCATCAATAGCCTGATCAAGGAAAAAGTTTACCTCATCATCCTGATTGATAGTGAAGTTCTTGTTCCACTCCTTGTTCTTACCTGGCCAGTTAGCATCACCTGGCACACGACCAGTTCCTCTGTGATACTTCTCGAATGTTGCCTCATAAAGTGCCATTCTTGATTTCATAGCCAGAGCTGCATACTTGTTGATACGTACCTTCTTGGCAAAATCCACCTGCAGCTTCTCAATCGCCTTGTCCATATCAGAGAGTATCTGACGGGCAACAAGGTTACGAGGCTGACGCTTATTCGGCGTAACAAGGTCATCTTCAACCTTAAGTTCTGTCAACTGAATAGGGAAGTCTCCATAAGTCTGGAGCTTATCGTAGTAGAGCATAGCCCTGATGAAGTATGCCTCACCCATATACTGGTTGATAAGATTCGCATCACCAGACACCTTGCCTTCAGCAATCTTCGGCTCATTCTCATTAATAAACTTATTGACGTTACGAATGTTGTTCATACCGATACCGCCAGATGTAGGAACTTTCCACTGATCCTGTAAGAACATTGAAGTGTTACCACCTCTTGCAGCCTGATTGTCTGTCCCATCATCAAATGTTGCTACACCAGCCCACCATCCACTGTTGTTTGGGAAAATAGAAGTATAGTAATTGATAGGGAATGTGCCTAACTGATCTGCTGTCAGATAATAAGAAGTGGGAGGTACTTGATCGAGTGGTGGTCTGTCAAGGAAATCGTTACATGACGTAACCGTCATGCCTAAGCAAAGAATAGGCAATCCTCCCTTCAATATATTTGATATAATATGTTTCATAATTGCTACGAATTAAAAATTAAGATTTAAACCGAAAGAAACTGTTCTCTGGAGTGGATAGATCTTACCTGGTCCCCAATCTCCACCAGTAGCCTCTGGATCAAAGATCTTGTTCATCTTTGTAAATGTTGCGAGATTCTCAGCAGAGAAGTAGAAACGAATGCGATTTGCACCAATCTTGCTTGCGATAGCAGTAGGGAGTGTATAACCAAGCTGGATATTCTTGATTCTCATGTAAGCTGCATTCTGCAAGTAACGGTCACTTGTCTGGAAGTTCTTAGAACCCTGACCGAAGAGAGGACGTGGGTAGTAAGCATTAGTGTTAGGACCTAAGTTGGTGTCTGTTGCTGGACGCCAGTAGTCAAGGTGATCCTTAAATGCTGCACTCTGCCACATACCTGTATTAGCACCAACGCTATAAGGAGAAGCATCCCAGAAGTCACGCTTACCAACACCCTGCATAAAGATGAGGAAGTCAAAGCCCTTCCAGTTAGCATCCAAAGTGATACCGAAACGATAACGTGGTAAAGAGTTACCAATCTTGGTCAAGTCACCCATATCATCGTATGTGCTCTTACCAGAGTTCACTTTCTTATCACCATTAAGGTCTTTGTACATAACGTCACCTGCAGCCCAGTTTGAACCCCATGAAGGCTTGTTATTAG
Protein-coding regions in this window:
- a CDS encoding RagB/SusD family nutrient uptake outer membrane protein; the encoded protein is MKHIISNILKGGLPILCLGMTVTSCNDFLDRPPLDQVPPTSYYLTADQLGTFPINYYTSIFPNNSGWWAGVATFDDGTDNQAARGGNTSMFLQDQWKVPTSGGIGMNNIRNVNKFINENEPKIAEGKVSGDANLINQYMGEAYFIRAMLYYDKLQTYGDFPIQLTELKVEDDLVTPNKRQPRNLVARQILSDMDKAIEKLQVDFAKKVRINKYAALAMKSRMALYEATFEKYHRGTGRVPGDANWPGKNKEWNKNFTINQDDEVNFFLDQAIDAAKKVCDAVPLKTKNSHVMNPSIVGLYNGWNAYYDMFASPDLSKYPEVLLWRQFNSDINVAHLTSNKLRGGAATGWTRGLVESFLMKNGLPIYASGSGYNGDTTIDMVKKDRDERLQLFLFGESDILGIDQKSIDLVNEKRPAGTAPIDNIKFNVAGLFATDQASRDVTGYRQRKFYNYDPAMQLGQTFSDVDGQIIIRVEEAMLNYIEASYLRTGSLDATATGYWTALRARAGITAPISTTIAATDMTKEADVKRPSYDWAAFSAGKPVDATLYSIRRERRSEFAGEGLRNDDLIRWASLDQVKNYQVEGINFWDQTYQNSAFVDGKGNSLIISDGGDKATMSSKDISKYIHPYQIQKNNNILYNGYTFYQAHYLYPFSYQEMQLCSPDGTAENSNLYQNIYWPVEANGEAIK